Below is a genomic region from Rana temporaria chromosome 3, aRanTem1.1, whole genome shotgun sequence.
ATTCTACTTAAATGGAAATCACCTGCTTCCCCAAGTATAGCTTTATGGAAGGGGCTTGTGAATACCATACTACAAGGCGACATACCTTTCCAGGGGGTGTGAGAAAAAGTTTGACAGGGTATGGCGGGCATGGTATAATTCTGATACTACTTTGGGTTAGGATGGCCGGCTGTGTAGCCTGAGATAGTTTTTGACCCTCTGGACCTGACTTGAGGAGCCTGCAAGTATAGGCCTGTTGTGTCCCGGGGGGCACTAATACTTACTGGTTGATCCCCTGATTGAACGGCTCGGTCCACTGGGGTTAAATGTACCTTATTATGTTATTGTTTGGTGACCGCAAATGCCTATTATGGATAGCAGAATTGGGCACCTGTTTATTTTCTTGAAACTTGTTATCTGAGGGTGGTGGTGAACTGAGTTTTGggttgttggggggaggggggtgggttggGGAATGGGTTGCTGATTTTAGTAGGAGCAGTCAGATACCTGTGTTTAGGTAGATTGCCTATGTTGTTGACCATGTTGGTCATGGAGGGGCCTGGTGTGTTACTATGGAACTCTCTCTTTTTTCAATGTTTGTATGTCTTGTTTgaaatatttcaataaaaaatgtattttccgaaaaaaaaacatgactgcTTAAGCACAGACTAGAGATTTTGATCTGGCCATCTTGTTATCAAATTTTAGGAAAATGAGGGTGGAATTGTGTTCGGTACCacttaattttctttttaaaggtacatttttcacAAAGCGAGGTTGGTGTAATCTTTATATAACATCAATTTCAGTCGCAGAAGATGACTTTTACACCAAAGCCCCTTAACTCTGCACCAAGCAAATGTCACACAATGGTGTTCTTCTGCAGGGTGGAAGATACGGTTTTAAACACCATAAAGTGAGTGGATGTCCTTCCATCTCATTTAACAAtggacacaccaaaaaaaaactccagtgtCTTCAAGTCAAACTTCGTCTACTTCAACACAAATGTGCACTGTTTATTTAGAAATAGGGACACTTGCAAAacacttttattaaaaacacaacaaaaacagATAATTAAAGGCAAAGATATATAACGGTATTACTGAAGACAACACAAACATAGTGCATTAGGATTCTGATTGTGTCCTTCCAACAAGACTGAACTGTACAGAAAATGAGACTCAGAACAGAAATAGGGATATAAAATATCAACAAACATAATAATGAATTCACAAATATAAAATCCCAGCTAGCATTGCTCAGCAGAGGCCAGTCCGCACGCTGGAGTCTGTTTGTCCTTCAGTTTCAGAAGGTAATATAGAAAATGGCCACTGGAGGTTTCGGGAAATCTCTTTGTGGCTAAGCTGCTGTGATCTCGCTTTCCAAAGCGCAGTCCAAAGGGGTTAAAGTTAAACTTGCTCCGAGTAAAGCGCAGCCTGCAAGAGATCTGGCCCTCTGACTGACTCTCGTGTATAAAATAGCAGATGTTGGGGTGATCTGCCCAGTTCTGGCTTTCAGCACTTCTCACCAGAGGATAGGGGTTCCTCTTCACTGGTAATTCGCTCTCTGGATAATCGGAATCTAGATTTGGGAAAAGAGTGCGTAGTTAGAATTTCATTACAAAAGcttgtatatttaaaataaatggatcAGTCCTCTTAAATTTATAATGACGTTTTAGGCAGATATTTGGGGGCTGGGGCACCACTTGGGGAATACAGAGGTGAGATCTCTCCACCATAGTTCCCGGCTATTTTTCCACCCTCCTTAGAGTGTTTCAGTTTCAGGTATATCTGAGCCCCTTTCTCCGTTGTATCCAAGCCCCTCTCTGCTCTGTACCTGAGCCCCTCTGTTTTTCATATATGAGCCCCTTGCTACTCCCTATATTTGAGCCCCTCTCCCTTCCATTTCTAAGCTCCACACTCCTCTGTATTTGAACCCCTACCCCCTCTGTATCTGAGCCTCTGAGAACTTCTTCCCTCATATCTAAGAACCTCTCCCCTCCACATCTGAGCCCCTCCTCCATCTGAATCtgagcccctccctcctgcatgTTTGATCGCCCTCTCCCCTCAATATCTGAGCCTCCTACCTCAGTTTTGGAGCTCCTGTTCCCTCTAAATCCAAGCCActttcatctgtgcccatctgttttTTGTATATGAACCTACAGTCTACTCTTTATATCag
It encodes:
- the LOC120932770 gene encoding uncharacterized protein LOC120932770, whose protein sequence is MDRLCVFVLITLVVYRDGCSGNRASVSMEDLSDSDYPESELPVKRNPYPLVRSAESQNWADHPNICYFIHESQSEGQISCRLRFTRSKFNFNPFGLRFGKRDHSSLATKRFPETSSGHFLYYLLKLKDKQTPACGLASAEQC